The following are encoded together in the Nocardioides okcheonensis genome:
- a CDS encoding VOC family protein, translating into MTSFVSHTTVDCHNAYELSEWWKQLLGYVDVEGDPNEPGHEECMILDPETRHHVLFIEVPDAELPAKRIHFDLRPRTGTRDEEVERVQAMGATQVDDQRGAHGPGTGWVVFADPEGNQFCVLRSQAEVDAGPPAV; encoded by the coding sequence ATGACCTCCTTCGTCTCGCACACCACCGTCGACTGCCACAACGCCTACGAGCTCTCGGAGTGGTGGAAGCAGCTCCTCGGCTACGTGGACGTCGAGGGTGACCCCAACGAGCCCGGCCACGAGGAGTGCATGATCCTCGACCCCGAGACCCGGCACCACGTGCTGTTCATCGAGGTCCCCGACGCCGAGCTGCCGGCCAAGCGGATCCACTTCGACCTGCGCCCGCGCACCGGCACGCGCGACGAGGAGGTCGAGCGGGTGCAGGCGATGGGGGCCACCCAGGTCGACGACCAGCGCGGCGCGCACGGTCCGGGCACCGGCTGGGTGGTGTTCGCCGACCCCGAGGGCAACCAGTTCTGCGTGCTGCGCTCGCAGGCCGAGGTCGACGCGGGACCGCCCGCGGTCTGA
- a CDS encoding DMT family transporter: MSWIVLVLSGVLEAVWATALSRSDGLTRPAPTATFAVALLLSMAGLGYAMRTLPVGTSYAVWVGIGAVLTIAVAVVTGAESLSVTKALLLAGLVGCIVGLKLVH; this comes from the coding sequence ATGTCGTGGATCGTGCTCGTCCTGTCCGGGGTGCTGGAGGCCGTGTGGGCCACTGCGCTCAGCCGGTCGGACGGACTCACCCGCCCCGCGCCGACCGCGACCTTCGCGGTCGCGCTGCTGCTGAGCATGGCCGGGCTGGGCTACGCGATGCGCACCCTGCCGGTCGGCACGTCGTACGCGGTCTGGGTCGGCATCGGCGCCGTGCTCACCATCGCGGTCGCGGTGGTCACCGGCGCGGAGTCGCTGTCGGTGACCAAGGCGCTGCTGCTCGCCGGCCTGGTGGGCTGCATCGTCGGGCTCAAGCTCGTCCACTGA
- a CDS encoding 3'(2'),5'-bisphosphate nucleotidase CysQ: MIDPSTLDDHAFAVWAAERAGSVLLDVRSRAEADGLEGKALKDAGDAAAQAELDRVLTAHRPDDAVLSEEAADDKSRLSASRVWIIDPLDGTREFSEPPRDDWAVHVALWQDGDLVAGAVAQPALGETFSTGRPSVVPPRSSERPRIAVSRSRPPAFVEALAAELDAELVPMGSAGVKVMSVVRDVADAYVHAGGQYQWDNAAPVVVARAAGLHCSRVDGSELVYNEDDTSLPDLIVCRPELAEAIVDFVRRHGTD, from the coding sequence ATGATCGATCCCTCCACGCTGGACGACCACGCCTTCGCCGTCTGGGCGGCCGAGCGAGCCGGCTCCGTCCTGCTCGACGTCCGCTCCCGCGCGGAGGCCGACGGCCTGGAGGGCAAGGCCCTCAAGGACGCCGGCGACGCCGCGGCGCAGGCCGAGCTCGACCGGGTCCTCACCGCGCACCGGCCCGACGACGCCGTGCTGTCGGAGGAGGCGGCGGACGACAAGTCCCGCCTCTCGGCGAGCCGGGTGTGGATCATCGACCCGCTCGACGGCACCCGTGAGTTCTCCGAGCCGCCGCGCGACGACTGGGCGGTCCACGTCGCGCTCTGGCAGGACGGCGACCTCGTCGCGGGCGCGGTCGCCCAGCCGGCGCTGGGGGAGACCTTCTCCACCGGTCGGCCCAGCGTGGTGCCGCCCCGCAGCTCGGAGCGTCCGCGGATCGCGGTGTCGCGCAGCCGCCCGCCGGCCTTCGTCGAGGCGCTCGCCGCCGAGCTCGACGCCGAGCTGGTGCCGATGGGCAGCGCCGGCGTGAAGGTGATGAGCGTGGTCCGCGACGTCGCCGACGCCTACGTCCACGCCGGCGGCCAGTACCAGTGGGACAACGCCGCGCCGGTGGTCGTCGCCCGCGCCGCCGGCCTGCACTGCAGCCGGGTCGATGGCTCCGAGCTGGTCTACAACGAGGACGACACCTCGCTGCCCGACCTCATCGTGTGCCGCCCCGAGCTCGCCGAGGCGATCGTCGACTTCGTGCGGCGCCACGGCACCGACTGA
- a CDS encoding helix-turn-helix transcriptional regulator, whose product MSTRAAQEPVPDPAHGTVAWVVSPHDLVAQAVAEALRTTGAPAEFHAWEQLLVPADGDAATPSGSGPAAHVMVILDGVDRPRAVEAVGRFVARGQARVAVVTSAPNALVWGGLLQGSSVDVVTVTTSVEQLGDMVRRFVAGDPLMDAERRKALRADWLDALDKRHHLLAQMRGLSRQQLRVLELLASGRRVPEVAEVMGIADGTVRSHVKTLRSKLGARTQLEAVAMLRQVHEVGDVGETGDLVPRPRARTGAFGGLGAPIGSGA is encoded by the coding sequence ATGTCGACGCGTGCAGCGCAGGAGCCCGTGCCCGACCCGGCGCACGGGACCGTCGCGTGGGTGGTCTCACCGCACGACCTGGTCGCCCAGGCCGTGGCCGAGGCGCTGCGCACCACCGGTGCGCCCGCGGAGTTCCACGCGTGGGAGCAGCTCCTCGTGCCCGCCGACGGCGACGCCGCGACTCCCTCCGGGAGCGGTCCCGCGGCCCACGTGATGGTGATCCTCGACGGGGTCGACCGGCCCCGTGCGGTCGAGGCGGTGGGCCGCTTCGTCGCCCGCGGCCAGGCCCGCGTCGCAGTGGTCACGTCCGCCCCCAACGCGCTCGTGTGGGGCGGCCTGCTCCAGGGCAGCTCCGTCGACGTGGTCACCGTGACGACCTCCGTGGAGCAGCTCGGCGACATGGTGCGACGCTTCGTCGCCGGCGATCCCTTGATGGATGCAGAACGTCGCAAGGCCTTGAGGGCCGACTGGTTGGACGCCCTTGACAAGAGGCACCACCTGCTGGCCCAGATGCGCGGCCTGTCACGCCAGCAGCTGCGGGTGCTCGAGCTGCTCGCCTCGGGGCGCCGGGTGCCCGAGGTCGCCGAGGTGATGGGCATCGCCGACGGCACAGTCCGCAGCCACGTCAAGACCTTGCGCAGCAAGCTCGGCGCCCGCACCCAGCTGGAGGCGGTGGCGATGCTGCGCCAGGTCCACGAGGTCGGCGACGTCGGCGAGACGGGCGACCTGGTCCCACGACCGCGGGCACGGACGGGCGCGTTCGGCGGTCTCGGTGCGCCGATAGGATCCGGTGCATGA
- a CDS encoding sensor histidine kinase, translated as MVGATTAAAGLLVLVGVASSGGHAFNTLPTQTALPPLADGLLSGVFVAGAVGAALVTWRRHGGPLAGWIVGTGALVAAQALAVTLLALQLPPPREPVAFTLLLGTALLGMVCVVTPLLRLGRFEHVVDDSFVIGVGMGITAAGFLVLQFPMSQTPRPAMLALAGVLAATHVVTAGLVLRQRGLPPTARGLIVATVAVVSSSLAVRWSGLSGSEWELLASLSRAGIGAAWFGFTWTCLQRHADEDDRRFEAMNSVLVSTTRDQRERMHELRSTMAGLVSGSALLDNADVPPEARERLWRSVRSELDRMERLLAGKEQPATDIHLDDALNRILDLQRLKGRRVELHSDGGVVRGRYDALAEVVNILVDNAVTHGGSDTSLVEVVTRDEQTVDIRVTDFGRGIAEDQRTRIFEWGGRASEAPGEGIGLHLAKRLMTEDGGSLELDEATEGTGSSFVISLPAARRSSENDLTVGGSHGRHVTL; from the coding sequence GTGGTCGGGGCGACCACGGCCGCGGCCGGGCTCCTGGTGCTGGTCGGCGTCGCATCGAGCGGCGGGCACGCGTTCAACACGTTGCCGACACAGACGGCGTTGCCGCCGCTGGCCGACGGACTGCTGAGCGGCGTCTTCGTCGCTGGCGCCGTCGGCGCGGCGCTCGTCACGTGGCGCCGCCACGGCGGACCGCTGGCCGGGTGGATCGTGGGCACGGGTGCCCTCGTCGCCGCGCAGGCGTTGGCCGTCACGCTGCTGGCGCTCCAGCTGCCGCCGCCGCGCGAACCGGTGGCGTTCACGCTGCTGCTCGGCACCGCGCTGCTCGGCATGGTCTGCGTGGTCACGCCGCTGCTCAGGCTGGGGCGGTTCGAGCACGTGGTCGACGACAGCTTCGTCATCGGGGTCGGCATGGGCATCACCGCCGCCGGCTTCCTGGTCCTGCAGTTCCCGATGTCGCAGACACCGCGACCGGCGATGCTCGCCCTCGCCGGCGTGCTGGCGGCCACGCACGTGGTGACCGCCGGACTCGTGCTGCGCCAGCGCGGTCTGCCGCCGACGGCCCGCGGGCTGATCGTGGCGACCGTCGCCGTGGTGTCCTCGAGCCTCGCGGTCCGGTGGTCCGGGCTGTCGGGGTCGGAGTGGGAGCTGCTGGCCTCGCTGTCGCGGGCCGGGATCGGCGCCGCCTGGTTCGGGTTCACCTGGACCTGCCTGCAGCGCCACGCGGACGAGGACGACCGCCGCTTCGAGGCGATGAACTCGGTGCTCGTCTCGACCACCCGTGACCAGCGCGAGCGGATGCACGAGCTGCGCAGCACGATGGCGGGGCTGGTGAGCGGCTCCGCGCTGCTCGACAACGCCGACGTCCCGCCCGAGGCGCGCGAGCGGCTCTGGCGCTCGGTCCGCTCCGAGCTCGACCGGATGGAGCGGCTGCTCGCGGGCAAGGAGCAGCCGGCGACCGACATCCACCTCGACGACGCGCTCAACCGCATCCTCGACCTGCAGCGGCTCAAGGGCCGCCGCGTCGAGCTGCACTCCGACGGCGGCGTGGTCCGCGGGCGCTACGACGCCCTCGCCGAGGTCGTCAACATCCTCGTCGACAACGCGGTCACCCACGGCGGCTCCGACACCAGCCTGGTCGAGGTGGTCACCCGCGACGAGCAGACCGTCGACATCCGGGTCACCGACTTCGGTCGCGGCATCGCCGAGGACCAGCGCACCCGGATCTTCGAGTGGGGCGGTCGGGCGAGCGAGGCTCCGGGCGAGGGCATCGGGCTCCACCTGGCCAAACGGCTGATGACCGAGGACGGCGGCTCCCTGGAGCTCGACGAGGCCACGGAGGGGACGGGCTCGTCGTTCGTCATCTCGCTCCCGGCCGCGCGACGCTCCTCCGAGAACGACCTGACGGTGGGAGGCAGCCATGGCCGGCACGTCACGCTCTGA